A genomic region of Anaerolineae bacterium contains the following coding sequences:
- a CDS encoding amino acid adenylation domain-containing protein, producing the protein MNVVEFLSHLRALDIKLWADNDNLRYSAPAGALTPELRAELGRRKPEILAFLRQAETVALTDTSPIQPVSRDKLLPLSFGQERLWFLQQLQPESCAYNIPLAARLSGPLDREALEQSLRALIRRHQSLRTTFDIEGEYPVQVIQAATDYQLAVVDCTPAEAEQWMAEDARRPFDLAQGPLLRTKLFRLANQEHILYFNFHHIIFDGWSMDRFCHELSTLYQARTGDGTAEALPELPIQFADFAAWERQHFAEAGTQGLAYWRKKLGGELPVMQLPAGYPRSTEQRFRGEKYEFGLSQALTESLKKISQEQNVTLFMTLLAAFKVLLHRYSGQADILVGVPGANRMRREVENLIGFFVNTLVFRTDLSGQPNFLELLRRVREVTLEAQTYQDTPFDKLVAELHPERDLNRQPLFQVMFVLQPPTGEFGGLLRLPGLTATPLRMIDNDTTKFDLSLEMFESAAGLVGSFEYSAGLFSEEAIARMAGHLQTLLAGIVTDPHQSISLLPLLTDAERRQILVEWNDTAVFYPRDKCLHQLFEAQVERTPDNIAVVLPALDSERQADQQLSYQELNDKSNQLARRLQKLGVGPETLVGIYMTRSLEMVVGLLGILKAGGAYVPLDPAYPKERLAFMLNDIQTPVLLTQAHLLKTLPELTAQVICLDTGWPDITPEDTANPASGVTDENLAYVIYTSGSTGKPKGTLITHHTGCNHMFWMQDAFPLTEGDAVLQSSPFSFDASVCEFFAPLFNGARLVLAQPDGHKDSHYLVKVIMEQGITTLQLVPSLLGVLLEERDFKKCRSLKYVIPGGEPLPLEFIKKFYQQFSIDLYNTYGPTEATIDATFWLCDRELKQNAAAIGRPIANLQTYILDAQLQPLPVGAPGELHIGGGLARGYLNRPDLTAEKFIPHPFSDRPGARLYKTGDIARYWPDGNIEYLDRLDHQVKLRGFRIELGEIEALLNRHQAIKQAVVMLREDNESDSRLAAYVVFQQHSSLSANELRHYLAQYLPDYMLPSVFVPLDAFPLGASGKIDQRALPVPEAISAEPKNYVAPRSPVEKLLANIWAETLGLKNVGVYDDFFELGGHSLLVTQLILRVRQMFQIDLPIREFFQGATVAGLAETIRAIRNHANIIGREVDLEAEAVLDAAIQPKTPGVATAPADAAAPVSIFLTGATGFLGAFLLFELLRQTQADIYCLVRADNVEDGYRRIQTNLEICRLWEEKFKPRIKPVAGNLAEPCLGLSPPQFAQLARQIDLIYHCAAYTNLVYPYHKLKPINVLGLQEILRLAVQDKTIPVHYVSTLAVFSAVDYFKGGVVYETDELQHSDTLFNGYCRSKWVAEQLVSIARARGVPVSVYRPGSIVGHSATGVWKTGDYLSRLIKVCLQLGRMPVPDGAWHLTPVDYVSQAIVYLSRQANSGANVFHLNSPHLLSTTEFCNLIQRLGYSVQADSYASWQIELLKLSRHDSNHALYSLLPIFLEPVSTLEKTTIVEMYTLDKEPRYDSRNVEERLAGTGLVCPPVDQALLSTYFSYWLETGFLP; encoded by the coding sequence ATGAATGTTGTAGAATTTTTATCCCATTTACGCGCTTTAGATATAAAGCTTTGGGCCGACAACGACAACTTGCGCTACAGCGCCCCCGCCGGCGCGTTGACGCCTGAACTGCGCGCCGAACTTGGCCGGCGCAAGCCGGAAATTCTCGCCTTCCTGCGCCAGGCCGAAACAGTTGCTCTTACGGATACGTCGCCGATTCAACCTGTCTCACGAGATAAGCTGCTTCCGTTGTCGTTTGGGCAAGAGCGGCTTTGGTTTCTTCAACAATTGCAGCCTGAAAGCTGCGCCTATAATATCCCCCTGGCCGCCCGTTTAAGCGGCCCGCTTGACCGCGAGGCCCTGGAACAAAGTCTGCGGGCACTCATCCGCCGTCACCAAAGCTTGCGCACCACGTTTGATATTGAGGGCGAGTATCCTGTTCAGGTTATCCAGGCAGCAACGGATTACCAATTGGCGGTTGTTGATTGTACGCCGGCCGAAGCGGAGCAATGGATGGCCGAGGATGCCCGGCGACCTTTCGACCTGGCCCAGGGGCCGCTGCTGCGAACCAAGTTGTTCCGCCTGGCCAACCAAGAACATATTTTATATTTCAATTTCCACCACATCATCTTTGATGGTTGGTCTATGGACCGCTTTTGCCATGAACTATCTACCCTGTACCAGGCCCGCACAGGAGACGGGACGGCTGAGGCGCTCCCGGAGTTGCCCATCCAATTTGCCGATTTTGCCGCCTGGGAAAGGCAGCATTTTGCCGAAGCCGGGACGCAGGGCTTGGCCTATTGGCGGAAAAAACTCGGCGGCGAATTACCCGTTATGCAACTACCCGCCGGCTATCCTCGCTCTACCGAGCAGCGATTTAGGGGGGAAAAATATGAATTTGGCTTATCTCAAGCGCTCACCGAGAGTTTGAAAAAAATAAGCCAGGAACAAAATGTCACGCTGTTTATGACTCTGTTGGCTGCGTTCAAGGTTTTGCTGCACCGTTACAGCGGCCAGGCTGACATTCTGGTGGGCGTGCCCGGCGCCAATCGCATGCGGCGCGAAGTCGAAAACTTGATCGGTTTTTTTGTCAACACCCTTGTCTTTCGCACCGACTTATCCGGCCAGCCAAACTTTTTGGAGTTATTGCGCCGGGTGCGAGAGGTCACTTTAGAGGCCCAAACGTATCAAGATACGCCTTTTGACAAATTAGTGGCCGAACTTCACCCGGAGCGGGATTTGAACCGGCAGCCGTTATTTCAGGTAATGTTTGTGCTGCAGCCGCCCACCGGCGAGTTTGGCGGTTTGTTGCGCCTGCCGGGCCTGACTGCCACGCCTTTGCGCATGATAGACAATGACACCACCAAATTTGACCTCTCATTGGAAATGTTTGAAAGCGCAGCCGGGCTGGTTGGTTCCTTTGAATATAGCGCCGGTCTGTTTAGCGAGGAGGCTATTGCCCGGATGGCCGGGCATCTCCAGACGCTTTTGGCCGGAATTGTGACCGACCCGCATCAAAGCATCTCCCTTTTGCCCCTGTTAACGGACGCGGAACGGCGGCAAATTTTGGTTGAGTGGAACGATACGGCGGTCTTTTATCCGCGCGACAAATGTTTACATCAGTTATTTGAAGCGCAGGTTGAACGCACGCCTGATAACATCGCCGTTGTCTTGCCCGCCCTTGATTCCGAAAGACAGGCCGATCAACAACTCAGCTATCAGGAGTTGAACGACAAATCCAACCAGTTAGCGCGCCGGCTGCAAAAACTGGGCGTCGGGCCGGAGACGCTGGTGGGGATTTACATGACCCGTTCTTTGGAAATGGTTGTGGGTTTGTTGGGGATTCTCAAAGCCGGCGGGGCGTATGTGCCGCTGGACCCCGCTTATCCTAAAGAACGTTTGGCCTTCATGTTAAACGACATCCAAACGCCGGTCTTGCTGACTCAAGCCCACCTCCTGAAAACCCTGCCGGAACTTACGGCGCAGGTTATTTGCCTGGATACCGGCTGGCCCGACATAACGCCGGAAGATACGGCCAATCCTGCCAGTGGGGTCACGGACGAAAATTTGGCTTATGTGATTTATACTTCGGGGTCTACGGGCAAGCCCAAAGGAACGCTCATTACCCACCACACAGGGTGTAATCATATGTTTTGGATGCAAGATGCGTTCCCCCTCACTGAAGGCGACGCCGTTTTGCAAAGCAGCCCTTTCAGTTTCGACGCTTCGGTATGTGAGTTTTTCGCCCCCCTGTTCAATGGGGCGCGTTTAGTGCTGGCTCAACCCGATGGGCATAAAGACAGCCATTACCTGGTTAAAGTGATTATGGAACAGGGGATTACCACTTTGCAGTTAGTCCCCTCCTTGTTGGGTGTTCTGTTAGAAGAACGTGACTTCAAAAAATGCCGTTCGCTCAAGTATGTTATTCCCGGCGGCGAACCCTTGCCGCTTGAATTCATAAAAAAATTCTACCAACAATTTTCAATAGATTTATACAACACCTATGGCCCTACCGAAGCCACCATAGATGCCACCTTTTGGCTCTGTGACCGTGAATTAAAGCAAAACGCGGCGGCAATTGGCCGTCCTATTGCCAATTTGCAAACTTATATCCTGGATGCGCAACTACAACCTCTGCCGGTAGGAGCGCCGGGCGAGTTACACATTGGCGGCGGCCTGGCGCGCGGTTATCTGAACCGGCCCGACTTAACCGCCGAAAAATTCATCCCCCATCCTTTTTCTGACCGACCTGGCGCGCGTCTATACAAAACCGGCGACATCGCCCGCTATTGGCCGGACGGCAACATTGAATATCTGGACCGCCTTGATCATCAGGTTAAATTGCGCGGTTTTCGCATTGAATTGGGTGAAATCGAGGCCCTGTTAAACCGGCACCAGGCCATCAAACAGGCAGTTGTCATGCTCCGGGAGGATAACGAGAGCGACAGTCGGCTGGCGGCCTACGTGGTATTTCAGCAACATTCGTCTCTATCGGCCAACGAGTTGCGCCATTACCTGGCGCAATATCTCCCGGATTATATGCTCCCTTCAGTTTTTGTGCCGCTCGATGCTTTTCCTTTGGGCGCCAGCGGTAAAATTGACCAACGCGCCTTGCCCGTTCCTGAAGCCATTTCCGCCGAGCCAAAAAATTACGTCGCTCCCCGCAGCCCGGTTGAAAAGTTGTTGGCTAACATCTGGGCCGAGACACTTGGCCTGAAAAATGTGGGCGTTTATGACGACTTTTTTGAATTGGGCGGACATTCACTGCTGGTCACCCAACTCATCCTCCGGGTGCGGCAAATGTTTCAGATAGATTTGCCCATCCGCGAGTTCTTTCAAGGGGCTACCGTCGCCGGATTGGCCGAAACCATCCGGGCTATTCGTAACCATGCCAACATTATTGGCCGTGAGGTTGATCTGGAAGCAGAGGCCGTTCTCGACGCTGCTATTCAACCCAAAACGCCTGGCGTGGCGACGGCCCCCGCGGACGCTGCCGCGCCCGTTTCGATTTTTCTGACCGGCGCGACCGGCTTTTTGGGCGCGTTTCTTCTTTTTGAACTTTTGCGGCAAACCCAGGCCGATATTTATTGCCTGGTTCGGGCTGACAATGTGGAGGACGGTTACCGGCGGATTCAAACTAATCTCGAGATATGCCGGCTGTGGGAAGAAAAATTCAAACCCCGGATCAAGCCTGTTGCCGGTAATTTGGCTGAGCCGTGTTTGGGCTTATCGCCGCCACAATTTGCCCAATTAGCCCGTCAAATTGACCTTATTTATCACTGTGCGGCCTACACCAACCTGGTCTATCCCTACCATAAACTCAAACCCATTAATGTCCTGGGACTCCAAGAAATTTTACGCCTGGCCGTTCAAGACAAAACGATTCCTGTTCATTACGTTTCAACCCTGGCGGTTTTTTCGGCGGTGGATTATTTTAAGGGAGGCGTTGTTTACGAAACGGACGAGCTGCAACACAGCGATACCCTTTTCAACGGATATTGCCGCAGTAAATGGGTGGCTGAACAGTTGGTGTCTATCGCCCGGGCCCGGGGAGTGCCGGTTTCCGTTTACCGGCCCGGCTCAATTGTTGGCCACAGCGCTACCGGGGTCTGGAAAACAGGGGATTATTTGTCCAGGCTGATCAAGGTTTGCCTGCAATTGGGCCGCATGCCTGTGCCCGACGGGGCCTGGCATTTGACGCCGGTGGATTATGTGAGTCAAGCCATTGTTTACCTGTCGCGGCAGGCCAATTCCGGCGCAAATGTCTTTCATCTAAACTCGCCGCATTTGCTTTCTACAACAGAATTTTGTAATCTAATTCAAAGGCTGGGTTATTCAGTGCAAGCAGATTCTTATGCGTCCTGGCAAATTGAGCTGCTCAAATTGAGCCGGCATGATTCTAACCATGCCCTCTATTCGCTTTTGCCGATTTTTTTGGAGCCGGTGTCTACCCTGGAGAAAACGACCATTGTTGAGATGTATACGCTAGATAAAGAACCCCGGTATGACTCCCGAAATGTAGAAGAAAGATTGGCCGGTACGGGCCTCGTTTGCCCACCGGTAGATCAAGCGCTATTGTCAACCTATTTTTCTTATTG